Proteins encoded within one genomic window of Terriglobales bacterium:
- a CDS encoding OmpH family outer membrane protein, with amino-acid sequence MKRTLARFVMPMVLLSVTAFAQTGSAAPATAAPAQNAPAGTRIGIINIQQAIVLTNEGKRDLEALEKKFEPQRTNLTNLQKEIQTMQDQLKTQGDKLNEDARTKLVRDIEAKQKTYQRQLEDAQGDYQGQQGELVNRVGQKLMQVIDKYAKDNGYSLIVDVSSPQSPVLWAAASTDVTQEVANAFNAQSGVAAPASTPAAPSASRPSAVNRPATGGTTTPRTTPK; translated from the coding sequence ATGAAACGCACCCTAGCAAGATTTGTAATGCCCATGGTGCTCTTGTCCGTCACCGCATTTGCTCAGACGGGCAGTGCGGCGCCTGCCACAGCGGCCCCAGCGCAGAACGCGCCTGCCGGCACCCGTATCGGAATCATCAACATTCAGCAGGCCATTGTCCTTACCAATGAGGGCAAACGTGACCTCGAAGCACTCGAGAAGAAATTCGAGCCCCAGCGGACCAATCTCACGAATCTTCAGAAAGAGATCCAGACCATGCAGGATCAGCTGAAGACGCAGGGTGACAAACTGAACGAAGACGCCCGCACCAAACTAGTCCGCGATATCGAAGCAAAGCAGAAGACCTATCAGCGTCAACTCGAAGACGCGCAGGGTGACTACCAGGGACAGCAGGGTGAACTGGTGAACCGCGTTGGTCAAAAGCTGATGCAGGTGATCGATAAGTACGCGAAGGACAACGGATACTCACTGATCGTGGACGTTTCGAGTCCGCAGAGCCCGGTGCTCTGGGCTGCCGCATCGACCGACGTGACGCAGGAAGTGGCGAATGCGTTCAACGCGCAATCTGGCGTTGCGGCTCCGGCGTCTACTCCAGCGGCTCCAAGCGCGTCGCGCCCGAGTGCTGTGAACCGTCCGGCGACCGGCGGTACTACCACTCCGCGCACCACACCGAAATAA